Below is a window of Moraxella nasibovis DNA.
CAGTCTTTTGAGCCGCATCTTGTCATCAGCCATGATGAGATGTGTGCCATGACTGAGGTAGATAAACACCCTTAATTTGGGATGTTTTGAGGCATTTTGGGCTGTTTTTGGCTGTGGGTTTTTGTGTGCGTTTGTGTTATAATGGACGCTTGATTTTAATATGAAAAAAGGTTGGTTATGACCGATTCTGTGACTCCCGTTGGGATTGTTGATGAATTAAAACAATCTTATCTTGACTACGCCATGAGCGTCATCGTCTCTCGTGCCTTGCCTGATGTGCGAGACGGGCTTAAGCCTGTGCATCGCCGTGTGATGTATGCCATGCACGAGCTGTCTAATGACTATAATAAGCCTTATAAAAAGTCGGCTCGTGTGGTCGGCGATGTCATCGGTAAATACCATCCGCATGGCGATATAGCCGTGTATGATGCCATCGTGCGTCTGGCTCAGCCGTTTTCTATGCGTTATATGATGGTCGATGGTCAGGGCAACTTCGGTTCGGTCGATGGCGATCCACCAGCGGCGATGCGTTATACCGAAGTGCGTATGCAGAAGCTGACACACCAAATGCTTGCCGACTTGGATAAAGACACGGTGGACTGGGAGGATAACTATGACGGCTCTGAGCAAATGCCGTCTGTCCTGCCTGCCCGTGTGCCAAATCTTTTGGTCAATGGGGCGACGGGTATCGCTGTGGGTATGGCGACCAACATGGCACCGCACAACCTAACCGAAGTGGTGAATGCCTGCCTTGCCTATGCCGACAACCCCATGATCAGCGCCGATGAGCTGGCAAGCCACATCACAGGTCCCGACTTCCCCACAGGGGGCATCATCCATGGTCGCAGCGGCATCCGTGATGCTTATATGACGGGCAAAGGACGCTTGCACATTCGTGGTCGTTATACCATTGAAAATATGGAAGGCAGCTCAAAGGACCGTGAGCGCATTGTCTTTACAGAGATTCCTTATCAGGTCAATAAAGCCAAGCTCATCGAGCAGATCGCTGGCTTGGTCAATGACAAAAAAATCGACGGCATTTCTGCCATTCGTGACGAATCAGACAAAGAAGGCATGCGCATTGCCATCGACTTAAAGCGTGGCGAAAACGCTGAGGTCGTGGTGAACAATCTGTTTTTGCAGACCCCTTTGGAGTCGAGTTTTAGCATCAATATGGTCGCCCTTGACAACGGTCAGCCACGCCTAATGACTTTGCACGACTTGATTTCAGCATTCATTCGTCATCGCCAGGAGGTCGTGACTCGCCGTACGATTTTTGAATTAAACAAAGCAAAAGCTCGTGGGCATTTGCTTGAAGGCTTGACCATTGCCCTTGCCAATATTGACGACATCATCGAGACCATCAAAAAGTCTGCCAACCGAGCTGAGGCTCGTGAAAATCTGCTGTCTCGTGTCTGGCAGTCTGGCGGTGTGGTGGCGATGTTGGCGGCGGCGGGAGCGCAGTCGGTGCGCCCTGAGATCATCGAAGGTGAGGATTTGAACGCGCCCTTTGGTTTGATCAATGACGATAAAGAATATCGCTTATCGCCAGAGCAGGTCAATGCGATTTTGGATATGCAGCTGCACCGCTTGACAGGGCTTGAACAGGATAAATTATCCGCAGAGTATCAAGAGATTTTGCGTGAGATTGCTCGCTTGCAGCTGATTTTGGCGGATTTTGATGTGCTGATGAATCTGATCAAAACCGAGCTTGTGCAGATTCGTGATGATTTTGGTGATGAGCGCAAGACCGACATCGTCGATTCACGAGCAGATTTTAGCCGTGAGGATTTGATTCCAGAGCAGACGGTGGTGATGACGGTCTCTGCCACAGGCTATGCCAAGACGCAGCCGATTGGCGATTATCAAGCCCAAAAACGAGGCGGCAAGGGTAAATCTGCCACCGCCATGAAAGAAGATGATGTCATCGAGCATCTGATCGTGACCAGTACGCACGCCCATATTTTGTGCTTTACCAATACGGGTCGAGTGTTTGGCTTGCGTGGTTTTGAAGTGCCGATCGCATCTCGTGGCTCAAAAGGGCGACCTTTGGTCAATCTCATCAGCATCGCCCCTGACGAGAGCGTGACCGCCATCTTGCCAGTCGATGACCTAAAAGCTGATGATAAGTTTGTCTTTTTTGCCACCGCCAGTGGTACGGTCAAGCGTGTGGCACTTTCGCAGTTTGCCAATTTGCGAGCCAATGGTCTAAGAGCCATCGACCTGATGGAGGGCGACAGCTTGGTGGGCGTGGCGATTACCGATGGCGAACAAGAAATCATGCTGTTCTCCAACGAAGGCAAGGCGATTCGCTTTAAAGAGTCTGCCATCCGTGCCATGGGGCGTACTGCCAAGGGTGTGCGTGGCATCCGTGTCAATCTGATGGCAAATCTGGGCTTGGACGACGATGAGCCAAGCGATGACGAGACTGATGATACTGATAATGACAGCGTCGTGTCGGTGAGCCGTGTGGTGTCCTTGGTAGTCGTGCCGACGGCAGGCGAGATTTTGTGTGCTTGTGAGCGTGGCTATGGTAAGCGCACGCCGATTAATGACTATCCGACCAAAGGGCGTGGTGGTCAAGGCGTGATCGCCATCAAGACGAGCGAGCGTAACGGTCAGTTGGTCAAGGCGGTGTCGGTAACTGGCGATGAAGATGTGATTTTGATTTCGGACAAAGGCACGCTCGTGCGTACGCCTGTTGCCCAAATCGCCATCGCAGGGCGTAATGCCCAAGGCGTGCGTCTGATTCGCATCGGTGAGGGCGAGACCTTGGTCGGTGTGGCGTGCGTGGAGCATGAAGAAGTGGAAAGCGATGAAGTGCAAACTGCTGAAATCACAGAGACCACGACCGATAGCGAAACGCATAGTGATGTTGAATAAACCAAAACGCCAATCCTTGTCCGATTGGCGTTTTTTTATGCTGTTTTATGCGTTTTACAACTTTTGTAGGTTTTATGGCAGTTTTTGCAGCCCGTAGGCTCAGGTTGGCGACAGTGTGACCCAGCATTTATGGCATAAATTATTGAATTTGTTGGGTTTCGCAAGCTCAGCCCAACCCAACCTTGTATCTCACCACCAAGACTAGCTATCTTGGTGATGGCATGGTAGATTATACCATCACCCTAAGTTACTTGGTAGTTTCTACCCAACCTGAGTACTTTGATGCTG
It encodes the following:
- the gyrA gene encoding DNA gyrase subunit A: MTDSVTPVGIVDELKQSYLDYAMSVIVSRALPDVRDGLKPVHRRVMYAMHELSNDYNKPYKKSARVVGDVIGKYHPHGDIAVYDAIVRLAQPFSMRYMMVDGQGNFGSVDGDPPAAMRYTEVRMQKLTHQMLADLDKDTVDWEDNYDGSEQMPSVLPARVPNLLVNGATGIAVGMATNMAPHNLTEVVNACLAYADNPMISADELASHITGPDFPTGGIIHGRSGIRDAYMTGKGRLHIRGRYTIENMEGSSKDRERIVFTEIPYQVNKAKLIEQIAGLVNDKKIDGISAIRDESDKEGMRIAIDLKRGENAEVVVNNLFLQTPLESSFSINMVALDNGQPRLMTLHDLISAFIRHRQEVVTRRTIFELNKAKARGHLLEGLTIALANIDDIIETIKKSANRAEARENLLSRVWQSGGVVAMLAAAGAQSVRPEIIEGEDLNAPFGLINDDKEYRLSPEQVNAILDMQLHRLTGLEQDKLSAEYQEILREIARLQLILADFDVLMNLIKTELVQIRDDFGDERKTDIVDSRADFSREDLIPEQTVVMTVSATGYAKTQPIGDYQAQKRGGKGKSATAMKEDDVIEHLIVTSTHAHILCFTNTGRVFGLRGFEVPIASRGSKGRPLVNLISIAPDESVTAILPVDDLKADDKFVFFATASGTVKRVALSQFANLRANGLRAIDLMEGDSLVGVAITDGEQEIMLFSNEGKAIRFKESAIRAMGRTAKGVRGIRVNLMANLGLDDDEPSDDETDDTDNDSVVSVSRVVSLVVVPTAGEILCACERGYGKRTPINDYPTKGRGGQGVIAIKTSERNGQLVKAVSVTGDEDVILISDKGTLVRTPVAQIAIAGRNAQGVRLIRIGEGETLVGVACVEHEEVESDEVQTAEITETTTDSETHSDVE